The following are from one region of the Rhinoraja longicauda isolate Sanriku21f chromosome 3, sRhiLon1.1, whole genome shotgun sequence genome:
- the LOC144592315 gene encoding programmed cell death 1 ligand 1-like has translation MIWILCLCADNFGTMKIISLLFILGAHLPLDTALFTVTAPKLSYTALYGNNITMECIFPVESNFHINTLKVYWYHILDNGTSRLVYKLLKGKAALHDQSLEYRERVFMRLDKLFNGRAVVEINQVRVSDAGTYRCIIAVNGVDYKETALRVAASYNDIKTHNTKEQMETEFICQSAGYPLAKVMWYYANGTDLNMTANTTHFTGSNGLYYIRSVVRIRAETNEKYLCMFWIEEHNISTSAVLQIKEIKLKDNEPITTSTSMRRSYFIVAITVPSIVLLGVIMTLICMIKSRLHHQGKKKLTESKSLI, from the exons ATGATTTGGATATTGTGTTTATGTGCAGATAACTTTGGAACAATGAAGATAATATCATTACTGTTTATTCTGGGAGCTCATCTTCCCTTGGATACAG CTCTTTTCACGGTCACTGCTCCGAAACTGTCCTACACAGCATTGTATGGAAATAACATTACCATGGAGTGTATATTTCCAGTTGAATCCAATTTCCACATAAATACGTTGAAGGTCTACTGGTATCACATCCTGGACAATGGAACTTCTCGACTAGTGTACAAGCTGTTAAAAGGGAAAGCAGCTCTTCATGACCAGTCCCTCGAATACAGAGAAAGAGTGTTCATGAGACTGGATAAACTCTTCAACGGACGTGCAGTAGTGGAGATCAACCAAGTGAGAGTTAGTGATGCAGGGACGTACCGCTGTATTATTGCTGTCAATGGGGTGGACTATAAAGAAACAGCGCTGAGAGTCGCAG CCTCCTACAACGACATAAAGACCCACAACACCAAGGAACAAATGGAGACAGAATTTATTTGTCAATCGGCTGGGTACCCGTTAGCCAAAGTCATGTGGTATTACGCAAATGGTACTGACCTGAACATGACagccaataccacccactttacagGTTCCAATGGACTCTACTACATACGAAGTGTAGTTAGAATAAGGGCGGAGACAAACGAAAAATATTTATGCATGTTCTGGATTGAAGAACATAACATATCTACTTCAGCTGTTTTACAAATTAAAG AAATCAAACTAAAAGATAATGAACCGATTACGACATCTACTTCAATGAGAAGAAGTTACTTCATAGTGGCAATCACTGTTCCTTCGATAGTTCTTCTTGGAGTCATTATGACCCTAATCTGCATGATAAAATCAAGACTGCATCACCAAG GCAAGAAAAAGCTTACAGAAAGCAAATCGCTAATATGA